In one Bufo gargarizans isolate SCDJY-AF-19 chromosome 11, ASM1485885v1, whole genome shotgun sequence genomic region, the following are encoded:
- the SINHCAF gene encoding SIN3-HDAC complex-associated factor, translated as MIGFYKPKTYRSSRGCCICKAKSSSSRFTDSKRYEDDFQNCFGQKVCCGIIYKGRYGEILIDAQHYKPCCSNSNKKTEETLPFNGQGLLP; from the exons ATGATTGGATTTTACAAACCAAAGACGTACAGAAGCTCCAGAGGATGCTGCATCTGCAAGGCCAAATCCTCGAGCAGCAGATTCACAGACAGCAAACGCTATGAGGACGACTTCCAGAACTGTTTTGG GCAGAAGGTTTGCTGTGGCATTATCTACAAAGGCCGTTATGGCGAAATTCTCATCGACGCCCAACACTACAAACCATGCTGCAGTAATAGTAATAAGAAAACAGAGGAAACGCTACCTTTCAATGGGCAGGGTCTCTTGCCATGA